Proteins from a genomic interval of Lemur catta isolate mLemCat1 chromosome 17, mLemCat1.pri, whole genome shotgun sequence:
- the MAFB gene encoding transcription factor MafB, with protein sequence MAAELSMGPELPTSPLAMEYVNDFDLLKFDVKKEPLGRTERPGRPCTRLQPAGSVSSTPLSTPCSSVPSSPSFSPTEQKTHLEDLYWMASNYQQMNPEALNLTPEDAVEALIGSHPVPQPLQSFDGFRGAHHHHHHHHPHPHHAYPGAGVAHDELGPHAHPHHHHHHQASPPPSSAASPAQQLPTSHPGPGQHAAASATAAGGNGSVEDRFSDDQLVSMSVRELNRHLRGFTKDEVIRLKQKRRTLKNRGYAQSCRYKRVQQKHHLENEKTQLIQQVEQLKQEVSRLARERDAYKVKCEKLANSGFREAGSTSDSPSSPEFFL encoded by the coding sequence ATGGCCGCGGAGCTGAGCATGGGGCCAGAGCTGCCCACCAGCCCGCTGGCCATGGAGTACGTCAACGACTTCGACCTGCTCAAGTTCGACGTGAAGAAGGAGCCCCTGGGGCGCACGGAGCGTCCGGGCAGACCCTGCACGCGCTTGCAGCCGGCCGGCTCGGTGTCCTCCACACCGCTCAGCACGCCGTGTAGCTCGGTGCCCTCGTCGCCCAGCTTCAGCCCGACCGAACAGAAGACCCATCTCGAGGACCTGTACTGGATGGCGAGCAACTACCAGCAGATGAACCCCGAGGCGCTCAACCTGACGCCCGAGGACGCGGTGGAGGCGCTCATCGGCTCGCACCCAGTGCCACAGCCGCTGCAGAGCTTCGACGGCTTCCGCGGCgcgcaccaccaccaccaccaccatcaccctcACCCGCACCACGCGTACCCGGGAGCCGGCGTGGCCCACGACGAGCTGGGCCCCCACGCGCACCcgcaccatcaccaccatcaccaagcGTCGCCGCCGCCGTCCAGCGCCGCCAGCCCGGCGCAACAGCTACCCACCAGCCACCCCGGGCCCGGGCAGCACGCGGCAGCGTCGGCGACGGCGGCGGGCGGCAACGGCAGCGTGGAGGACCGCTTCTCCGACGACCAGCTCGTTTCCATGTCAGTGCGCGAGCTGAACCGCCACCTGCGGGGCTTCACCAAGGACGAGGTGATCCGCCTGAAGCAGAAGCGGCGGACGCTGAAGAACCGGGGCTACGCCCAGTCATGCAGGTATAAACGCGTCCAGCAGAAACACCACCTGGAGAATGAGAAGACACAGCTCATTCAGCAGGTGGAGCAGCTTAAGCAGGAGGTGTCCCGGCTGGCCCGCGAGAGAGACGCCTACAAGGTCAAGTGCGAGAAACTCGCCAACTCCGGCTTCAGGGAGGCGGGCTCCACCAGCGACAGCCCCTCCTCTCCCGAGTTCTTTCTGTGA